Sequence from the Lysobacter solisilvae genome:
CTGCTGCTGATTTCGCAGGCTTCGCTCGACGGCCTCAACGCCCGGCTGCCGCAGCCGGTGCCGATGCTGCGCTTCCGGCCCAACCTGGTCGTCGGCGGCGCCGATGCGCCACACGCGGAAGACCATTGGCGGCGCGTGCGCGTGGGCGAGGTGGAGTTCGACGTGGTCAAGACCTGCACGCGTTGCGTGTTCACCACGGTCGATCCGCAGCGCGGCGAACGCGATCCCGGCGGCGAGCCGCTGCGCACGCTGGCCAGCTACCGCCGCAGCGACAAGGGCATCACCTTCGGTCAGAACCTGATCCCGCGTTCGGCAGGCACGGTGCGCGCGGGCGATCCGGTCGAAGTGCTCGCGCGCGCCTGACAAGTTCTGCCGGCGCCGGCCGATATCGTGCAGGGCACACCGCATCGCCGCCGGTTGCATGCGCACCCGCATGGGCACCGCCCGGGCCGACGACCGGTTCCGTCCGGGCGCCACCTTCGGGCACCATAGGCACCGCCACACCGATGTGCTGCCGACCGGCGGCCGTCCACCAAAAAGGGGAACTCCATGAATCGTTTTGCTTCCGGCCTGCGCAAGGCCGCGCTGGGTCTCGGCCTGCTCGTCATCGCCACCTCCGCCCACGCGCAGGCCACGCGCACCTGGGTCTCGGGCGTGGGTGACGACGCCAACCCCTGCAGCCGCACGGCACCGTGCAAGACCTTCGCCGGCGCGATCAGCAAGACCGCTGCCAAGGGCGTGATCAGCGTGCTTGACCCGGGCGGCTTCGGCGCCGTCACCATCACCAAGGCGATCACCATCGACGGCGGCGGCGTCATCGGCAGCATCCTGGCGTCCGGCACCACCGGCGTGATCGTCAACGCCGGCGCCACCGACGTGGTCCGCCTGCGCAACATCTCCATCGACGGCGCGTCCACCGGCATCGACGGCGTGCGTTTCGCGGCCGGCGGCACGCTGATCATCGAGAACGTGCGCATCAACGACTTCACCGCCGACGGCGTGAAGTTCCAGCCGTCGGGCAACAGCCGCCTGGTCATCACCGACAGCCACATCAGCAACGTGGCCGGCACCGCCGTGCACACCGTCCCGGGCGTCGCCGGCACCGCCGTCGCGTCGCTGCAGAACGTGCGCCTGTACGAGAGCGGCTTCGGCGTGAAGGCCGAGGACCGCACCAACCAGATGTCGATCCGCGACAGCTTCATCAACAACAACCTCAACAGCGGCGTGCAGGCGCAGAGCACGTCGGGCGTGGTCACGGTGAACGTCGACAACTGCCACGTCAGCAACAACGGCCTGACCAACGCATCGGCCGCCGGCATCAAGTCCAAGGGCCCCTCCGCGACGCTCAACCTGTCCGAGACCCTGGTCACCGGCAATCCGACCGGCCTGGGTGCCGAGGGCGGCGGCGCGCTGGTGTCCTTCGGCAGCAACCGCGTGGTGTTCAACACCGTCAACGGCAACGCGACCGGCAACATCACCACCCGCTGACGTCGGCGGCGGCTCTGCCGGGCCAGCCCCGCTCCGCCAGCCCCGCACCGGAAATCAAGCGCCGCCTTCGGGCGGCGTTTTTTTTGCCCGAGATGACTGGATTGGCCGGCCCTTTGCGTTGGTAGGGGTGTCCCATCCCCCACATGGGGGAGGGGCCCGCGGCCCGACTGGACGACGGTCACCGCCGCCACCCCAACCAAGGAGAACCACGATGAAGAGCTTCAACACCACGGTACGCAAGGCCGCGCTCGGCCTGGGCCTGCTTCTGATCGCCACCTCGGCCCACGCGCAGGCGACCCGCACCTGGGTGTCGGGCGTGGGCGACGACGTCAATCCCTGCAGCCGCACGGCCCCTTGCAAGACCTTCGCCGGGGCGATCAGCAAGACCGCCGCCAAGGGCGTGATCAGCGTGCTCGACCCGGGCGGCTTCGGCACCGTCACCATCACCAAGTCCATCACCATCGACGGTGGCGGCATCCACGGCAGCATCCTGTCGACCGGTGCACCGGCGGGCGTCATCGTCAATGCCGGCGCCGCGGACGTCGTCAGGCTGCGCAACATCTCCATCGACGGTTCCACCACCGGCGTCGATGGCATCCGCTTCCTGGCCGGCGGCACGCTGATCGTCGAGAACGTGCGCATCAACGACGTCAGCGCCGACGGCATCAAGTTCAGCCCGTCGGGCAACAGCCGCCTGGTCGTCACCGACACCCACATCGGCAACGCCGCCGGTTCGGCCATCCATTCGATCCCGGGCGCGGTGGGCACCGCGGTGGTGTCGGTGCAGAACGTGCGGGTGTATGCCAGCGGCTTCGGCATCAAGGCCGAGGACCGGACCAACCAGATGTCGGTCCGCGACAGCTTCATCGGCAACAACCTCAACAGCGGCGTGCAGGCGCAGAGCACGTCGGCCGTGGTGAGCATGAACGTCGACAACTGCCACATCAGCAACAACGGCCTGGGCAATGCCGGCGCCGCGGGCATCAAGGCCAAGGGCGCCGCGGC
This genomic interval carries:
- a CDS encoding right-handed parallel beta-helix repeat-containing protein → MNRFASGLRKAALGLGLLVIATSAHAQATRTWVSGVGDDANPCSRTAPCKTFAGAISKTAAKGVISVLDPGGFGAVTITKAITIDGGGVIGSILASGTTGVIVNAGATDVVRLRNISIDGASTGIDGVRFAAGGTLIIENVRINDFTADGVKFQPSGNSRLVITDSHISNVAGTAVHTVPGVAGTAVASLQNVRLYESGFGVKAEDRTNQMSIRDSFINNNLNSGVQAQSTSGVVTVNVDNCHVSNNGLTNASAAGIKSKGPSATLNLSETLVTGNPTGLGAEGGGALVSFGSNRVVFNTVNGNATGNITTR
- a CDS encoding right-handed parallel beta-helix repeat-containing protein, with amino-acid sequence MKSFNTTVRKAALGLGLLLIATSAHAQATRTWVSGVGDDVNPCSRTAPCKTFAGAISKTAAKGVISVLDPGGFGTVTITKSITIDGGGIHGSILSTGAPAGVIVNAGAADVVRLRNISIDGSTTGVDGIRFLAGGTLIVENVRINDVSADGIKFSPSGNSRLVVTDTHIGNAAGSAIHSIPGAVGTAVVSVQNVRVYASGFGIKAEDRTNQMSVRDSFIGNNLNSGVQAQSTSAVVSMNVDNCHISNNGLGNAGAAGIKAKGAAATINISENLVTGNPNGLGPETGGAIVSFGSNRVVFNTVNGNATGNITTR